In the genome of Streptomyces aquilus, the window ACCCCGGAGGACCTGGGCGGCGAGGTCTTCGTCGACTTCCACCCGGACTGGGGCCCGCGCCGCACCACCGACGCCGCGTTCGCCGCCGCGGGGGTACGGCGGGCGGTCGCGCTGGAGGTGAACGACGTGCACAGCCTGCTGGACCTGGTCGACGAGAACCTCGGCGTGGCCGTCGTGCCGCGCCACTTCCGGCACAAGCGCCCGTCGCTGACCGCACTGCCCATGAAGGGCACCGGGGAGGCCGTGTACGAGACCGTCGCGCTGCTGCCGCCCGAACAGGCCACCAGCCCGGCGGCCCGGGCCCTGATGGCGCTGCTGGAAACAGGGGGTGTAGGTACACCCCAGGAGGGGGCCCACCCCTCCTGACCGGGCCCGTTCCCCACCGCAGACTCATGACCGTCCACACACGACAACTGCGGTCAGGAGTTCGGGAAATGACGGACCACACACGACGGAACGTACTGCGCGGGGCGGCGGCCGTCGCGGCGGCGGGCGGGCTGCTCGGGACGGGAACCCGGGCGGCGGTCGCCGCTCCCCAGACGCCGACGACGCACCGATTCCCCTTCCTGGAGGGCGCGTTCGCGCCGGTCACGGAGGAACTGACGGCCTTCGACCTGCCGGTGACCGGACGCGTCCCGCGCGAGCTCAACGGCCGCTATCTGCGCAACGGCCCCAACGTCCTGGGACTCGAGGACCCGCGCGCCCATCACTGGATGCTCGGCGACGGGATGGTGCACGGCGTCCGGCTGCGCGACGGCCGTGCCGAGTGGTACCGCAACCGCTGGGTGCGCTCCTCCCAGGTGGCGAAGAAGCTGGGCGAGCCCTACCCGGGACCGGTGCCGCCGGACGACTTCCCCTGCAACACCCATGTGATCCCGTACCGGGGGCGCATCCTGACGCTCCAGGAGAGCGGCCCGCTGCCGTACGAACTCGACGACGAGCTCAACACCGTGGGGACGTACGACTTCCGGGGCACCCTGAAGGGCCCGCTCACCGCGCACACCAAGTTCGACGTCCACGCCGGCGAGCTGCACGCCATCGCCTACTACCCGACCTGGGACCACGTACGGCACCTGGTCGTCGGCCCGACCGGCCGGGTGTCCCGTACTACCAAGATCCCCGTGGCGGACGCGCCGATGATCCACGACTTCGCCCTCACCGAGCACCACGTGGTCATCCTCGACATGCCGGTCACCTTCGACCCGGCGGGCGCCGAGCGCGGCGACATCGTCCCGTACGTCTGGAACGACAAACACCCGGCACGGGTGGGGGTGCTGCCCCGCAAGGGCGGCGCGGTGCGCTGGTTCGAGGTCGACCCGGTCTACTACTCGCACACCCTCAACGCCTACGAGGAGGGGTCGGAGATCGTCGTCGACATGACGAACTTCGACGCGCCGTTCTTCGTCGCGGGCAAGGGTTCGGGGGGCCCGTACGGGGCAAGCACACCCCGGCTCGACCGCTGGACGATCGACCTGCGCCACGGCCGGGTACGGACCCGCACCCTCGACGACCGGCCGCAGGAATTCCCGCGCGTGAACGAGGCGTTGGTGTCCCGTCGGCACCGTTACGGCTACTCGGCGGCGTCCGCCGAGATGGCGCAGGCCTATATGACGGTCGACGGCAACCCGCCCGACCGGGCGTTCGGCAACGCGCTCATCAAGCAGGACCTGCTGCGCGGCACCACCCAGGTGCACCGGCTGCCGCGCGGCGCGGCGGCGAGCGAGGCCGTGTTCGTGCCGCGCGAACACAGCACGGCCGAGGACGACGGATACGCGATCGCCTACGTGCACAACCCCGATCGCGGGGCGTCCGACCTGGTGATCCTCTCCGCCCAGGACTTCACCGGTGAGCCGGTGGCCCGCATCCATCTGCCGGGGCGGGTGCCGCTCGGATTCCACGGGAGCTGGATTCCGGACGCATGAGGCGCCCGGGTGCGCGATGGTGGGGAGCATGCATGCAAAGGACATCCTCATCGACGGTTTCAGCCGTATCCAGGAAGAGGTCCACGCCGCCGTCGAGGGCCTGACCCCCGACGACCTCAACCATCGGCCGACCCCCGACGCCAACTCCATCGCCTGGCTCATCTGGCACCTCACCCGCGTCCAGGACGACCACCTGGCCGACGCCTTCGGGCTCGACCAGGTGTGGCTGACCCAGGACTGGCAGAAGCGCTTCGACCTCGGCCTGCCGCCCCGCGACCACGGGTACGGCCACACCTCCGCGCAGGTCGCGAAGGTACGGGTCGACTCCGCCGAGCTGCTGACCGGCTACTACGACGCCGTCCACGCGCAGACCCTGGAGGCGCTGCGCGGGGTGACCGCGGCGGACCTGGAGCGGATCGTGGACACACGCTGGGATCCGCCGGTCACGCTCGGCGTGCGGCTGGTCAGCGTCCTGTCCGACGATCTCCAGCACGTCGGACAGGCCGCCTACCTCCGCGGCCTGCGTCAGAGCGCGTAGCCCGGCAGGACGACGTCCTCGATGAGGGCCTTGCGCTCGTCGAACGGGATGAAGGCGCTCTTGAGGGCGTTGACCGTGACCGTGCGCAGGTCCTCGACCGTCCAGCCCGCCTCCTCGACCAGCAGGGACATCTCGCGGGTCATGGTCGTGCCCGACACCAGCCGGTTGTCGGTGTTGAGCGTGACGCGGAAGCCCAGGTCCTTCAGGGCCGTGATCGGGTGCTCGGCGATCGACGTGGCGGCGCCGGTCTGGAGGTT includes:
- a CDS encoding carotenoid oxygenase family protein, which gives rise to MTDHTRRNVLRGAAAVAAAGGLLGTGTRAAVAAPQTPTTHRFPFLEGAFAPVTEELTAFDLPVTGRVPRELNGRYLRNGPNVLGLEDPRAHHWMLGDGMVHGVRLRDGRAEWYRNRWVRSSQVAKKLGEPYPGPVPPDDFPCNTHVIPYRGRILTLQESGPLPYELDDELNTVGTYDFRGTLKGPLTAHTKFDVHAGELHAIAYYPTWDHVRHLVVGPTGRVSRTTKIPVADAPMIHDFALTEHHVVILDMPVTFDPAGAERGDIVPYVWNDKHPARVGVLPRKGGAVRWFEVDPVYYSHTLNAYEEGSEIVVDMTNFDAPFFVAGKGSGGPYGASTPRLDRWTIDLRHGRVRTRTLDDRPQEFPRVNEALVSRRHRYGYSAASAEMAQAYMTVDGNPPDRAFGNALIKQDLLRGTTQVHRLPRGAAASEAVFVPREHSTAEDDGYAIAYVHNPDRGASDLVILSAQDFTGEPVARIHLPGRVPLGFHGSWIPDA
- a CDS encoding mycothiol transferase, coding for MHAKDILIDGFSRIQEEVHAAVEGLTPDDLNHRPTPDANSIAWLIWHLTRVQDDHLADAFGLDQVWLTQDWQKRFDLGLPPRDHGYGHTSAQVAKVRVDSAELLTGYYDAVHAQTLEALRGVTAADLERIVDTRWDPPVTLGVRLVSVLSDDLQHVGQAAYLRGLRQSA